GTGCTCCGGAATATCCCATTGCACAGAGGATTCTTCCCCAGTTTGCATCATGTCCTGCAATTGCTGCCTTGGTAAGATTTGAGCATACGATTGATTTTGCAAGTGTCTTTGCAGTCTCTTTTGTATCTGCACCAACTACAGTTACTTCAAATAAAGCAGTTGCTCCTTCTCCGTCCCCTGCGATCTTCTTTGCAAGGTATTCGTTGATCTCATGCAATGCTTCCGCAAAGGTTTTATAGCTTTCACTGTCTACCGTGATCACTTCATTTTCAGCCATTCCGTTTGCAAGAAGAACTACAGAATCATTTGTAGAAGTATCTCCGTCTACGGAAATCATATTGTATGTATCATTGACATCATCACTGAGGGCTTTCTGCAGTGCCTCTTTTGTGATTGCTGCATCTGTTGTGATAAAGCTGAGCATGGTGCACATATTCGGATGGATCATACCAGATCCTTTTGCCATACCACCGATGGTAACGGTCTTTCCGGCAACCTCGATCTCTACTGCGATCTGTTTTTCACAGGTATCAGTCGTCATGATTGCTTTTGCTGCCTCAGTTCCGTTTGCCAGTGTATCATTTTTCTTTTCAGCAAGAGCCTTTACCCCTGCCACGATGCGATCAATTGGAAGCTGCTTTCCGATGACACCGGTCGATCCGATCAGTACACCGTCTGCATTAATTCCAAGAGCTTCTGCTGCCGCATCTGCTGTGTCCTTGCAGTAGCCAAATCCTTCCGCACCGGTACATGCATTGGCAATTCCGGAATTGACGATCACAGCCTGTGCTTTCGCACCGCTCTTTACAACCTGCTGATCCCATTTTACGCATGCTGCCTTTACAACGTTTGTAGTAAATGTTCCTGCACATTCACATGGAACCTGGCTGTAGATCATTGCCATGTCGGTTCTGTCCTGATATTTGATCTTTGCTGCTGTTGATGCTGCCTCAAATCCTTTTGCTGCGGTCACACCGCCTTCGATAATCTTCATCGTATATAGCCTCCTTTAGCCCTCTTCGATAAATGCTGTAATATTTTCCTCATTTAAAACAAACTCATAGTAGTTGACATCCGGTCTCTTGGTCCATCCGATCGTATTCCAGAACGTATTGCCGATATCATTCTTGGTAAATGCGATCAGTGTGATCTTGTTGATATGTTCCTCTTTCAGAGCTGACATTGCATAGGCAACCATGCTCTTTCCGATCCCATGACAGCGGTACGCCGGATCTACACATACATGATAAAAACATCCGGTTCTTCCGTCGTGTCCGCAGAGGATTCCTCCTACTACTTTTCCGTCTATTTCGGCGATCACACTGGTTGTCGGATTCCTTTTCAGGAATCGTTCCACGCCTTCTTTTGAATCATCTATGCTCCGGATTCCAAATCCTTTGATTCGCATCCAAAGTGCATGAAGCTGGTCATAATCTTCTACTGTCATCGCACGAATAATTGTTGTCATATATTTTCCATTCCTTTTCTTTTTCTGCCGTGTTCTACGGGAACATCGGAACCAGATCAAGACCTTCACTTTCCGGAAGTCCGAAGATCAGGTTCATGTTCTGTACAGCCTGTCCTGCTGCACCTTTTACCAGGTTGTCGATCGCACCCATCATAATGATACGGTTTGTTCTCGGATCGATCTTAAATCCGATATCGACATAATTACTTCCTTCTACCCATTTTGTTTCCGGGTAAACATCTTTCTCCAGAACGCGGACAAATTTTTCATTTGCATAATATTTATCGTAAACTGCTTTTACTTCTTCCCAGGTAACATCCTTTGTAAGCTTCGCGTACTCTGTTGCCAGGATTCCTCTGTTCATCGGAACCAGATGCGGTGTAAAGTTGATCACAACCTCTTTGCCGCTCGCATATCCAAGCTGTTCCTCGATCTCCGGTGTGTGTCTGTGTGTTGCCACACCGTATGCTTTCATATTCTCATTGACTTCACAGTACAGGTTCGGAACCTTTGCACCTCTTCCTGCTCCGGATGTTCCGGACTTGGCATCAATGATCAGCGTATCCATATCGATCAGTCCTTCTTTTGCCAGCGGATAAGCAGTCAGGATGGAGCATGTTGTATAGCATCCAGGATTGGCGATCAGTCTTGCGCCTTTTATATCTTCTCTGTTCACTTCACACAGTCCGTAAACTGCTTCTTCGATAAACTGCGGGCTCTTGTGCTCAATACCGTACCATTTTTCGTAAGTCTTGACATCTTTGATACGGAAATCTGCGCTCAGGTCGATGATCTTAACCTTTGATAAGATTTCTTCATTAACTAATGATGCGCACAGTCCCTGTGGAGTTGCTGTGAAAATCACATCTACCTGATCTGCAAGTTGTTCCATATTATCATCTAAACATACCGCATCTACGATCTGAAACATATTGCGGTATACATCTGCATATTTCTTATCGATATAGCTTCTTGAGCCAAACCATTTAATTTCTACGTCTTTATGTCCTGTTAAAATGCGAACCAGTTCTCCTCCGGCGTAACCGGTAGAACCGATGATTCCTGCTTTAATCATGTAAACCATCCTTTCGTAAATGCCGTATTTGTGTATAGATAGGCATAATCATAAATACTATAAACCCATTAATCCCTATTGTAAAGGGGTTCGCGGGAATTGGGGGAATGTTTTTTTGATTGGTGCGGGGACGCTCCTGCGCGAAATATGTTTGCACGCAACCGCGCTTGCGCTTGCCATGCATGCCTAAAGAAATATCCAGTGGATATTTCTTCGGCGCGTCTCAAACGCAGCGGTACTAGGCTCGGCTTTGCTTACGCTCGCCTTGCCAAGTGCCGGCGTTTTCGAGGGGTTGCTTAGCAAAGATATTTCGCGCAGGAGCTGTGCACTGACGAATGGGAACATTCTCCAATTGGGTGGGGCTGATGCTTGTCGACTCATTGTGGTGCAACGGGCGGGCGAGGCGGCGTCAAACTTCCTGCCTCATGCTTGACAGCATGAGGATTGGAAGTTTGACACCTGTCTCCCTTGGGAATGAAAGAATTCCATGTGATTTCAGCCGAGTTTTGGTTCAGCCTATCTTAAAAAACAATTATTATTCTATCTATTTTATTTTCCGATTGGTTTAGTATACATGGTTTTATTTGGTAAAGCAAGTGGTTTTTTGATTTTTATGCATGTTTCTGTGTATTTTTATGTATAATTTCTTATTTTTATGCATTTATATTTATTTTTATGCATTGTTATGCATTTTTATTATTATAAGATACATTAGGTCTGTATTCTTTTTATTGACTATTTTAGGAAAATTCAGTTAGTATTAAGGAAGTGATTGTAAAGGAGTTGTTATTTTATGGAACGGGATCTTACTTCGGGGAGTGTTTTTCGGAATGTGATTTATTTTTCGCTGCCTTATTTTTTATCTTATTTTTTGCAGACGCTTTATGGGATGGCGGATCTTTTTATTGTTGGGCAGTTTGATGGGGTTGCCAGTACAACAGCGGTTTCGATTGGGAGCCAGGTGATGCATATGTTGACGGTGATGATCGTGGGGCTTGCGATGGGGGCTACGGTTTCAATCGGGCAGTCTATTGGAGCAGGCGATAAGAAAAGGGCTTCTGTGTTTGTGGGAAATACGGTGACTTTGTTTATGGGGATTTCTCTGGTGCTGGCAGTTTTGCTTCTGTTTTTTGTAAAGCCAATTGTTTCGGTGATGTCTACGCCTGCGGAGGCTGTTTCCGGGACAGCAGCTTATCTGACGATCTGTTTTCTCGGGATTCCTTTTATTACGGCGTATAATGTGATCAGTTCGATTTTCCGCGGACTCGGGGATTCTAAAAGTCCGATGTATTTCATCGCAGTTGCATGTGCGGTGAATATTATACTGGATTATCTGTTTATCGGATTTTTCCATCTGGGAGCTTCCGGTGCTGCGCTTGGCACAACACTTTCCCAAGCGTGCAGTGTTCTGTTTGCACTGATTGCCATTAAACGTAAGCAGACCGGACTTTCTCTTTCCGGAGACTGTTTCCGCCCACAGAAAAAACCGCTTGGCAAAATTCTGAATATTGGGATTCCGGTAGCGCTTCAGGACGGATTTATTCAGATTGCTTTCATTGTTATTACGATCATTGCCAACCGGCGCGGACTGAACGCAGCCGCTGCTGTCGGCATTGTGGAAAAAATCATCAGCTTTCTGTTTCTGGTTCCGTCTTCCATGCTTTCGACTGTTTCTGCACTCGCAGCTCAGAATATCGGTGCCGGAAAGTATGACCGTGCAAAGCAGACGCTTCGCTATGCCATGATGATCGCCATTGGATTTGGTCTGGTCGTCTCTATATTGATCCAGTTTATCGCAGCTCCGGTTGTCGGACTTTTCACTGCAGACGCAGCCGTTATTCTTCTCGGCGCGCAGTACATTCGCGGATATATCTGGGATTGTATTTTTGCCGGCGTTCATTTCAGTTTCAGCGGATACTTCTGTGCATGCGGAAAATCTGGAATTTCATTTTTACATAACCTGATCGCTATTTTGTGCGTGCGTATTCCGGGTGTTTATCTGACTTCAAAAATTTTCCCGCATACACTGTTTCCAATGGGACTCGCAACCGCTACCGGCTCCTTATTGTCTGTGATCATCTGCATCATTGCTTACCGATGGTTATGTGAAAAATCCGGAAAATAGAATACAGGATCGGACTCTTACGGATTTCTCCAGATCATCAAAAATGGTGACTCACTACGAGCCACCATTTTGATGATCACTTATCTGATATGCGCTTCTTCATGTGCAAGCAGCCATTCTTTCTTTTCAAGTCCACCGGCATATCCGGTCAGGCTTCCGTCGCTTCCGATGACCCGGTGACAAGGAATAATCACAGAGATCGGATTATGTCCGACCGCACCTCCGACTGCCTGCGGCGAGATACTTTTCGCGCCCCGTTTTACTGCAAGGATCTTTGCAATCTTTCCATAAGTAATGGTACATCCATATGGGATTTTTGCGATAATCTTCCATACTTCTTTTCGGAAATCACTTCCTGCAGGTGCAAGAGGAAGTTCTTCCGGATCCGGATCCTGCCCTGCAAAATACCGATCCAGCCAGTACTCTGCCTGATCCAGTACCGGCAAGTCTTTCTTCTCCTCAAAATCTTCTATAATCTTGTCCATATAGTATTTCTGTCCTTCAAACCATGCACCAACAAGTACATCCTCCCGTGCTCCAAGCGTAATTTTCCCAATCGGCGAATCATAGTAGCTTACATACAGCATTTTTCATTCTTCCCCTTTTTCATCCGTCCTGATACCTATGTTTTTGAGGATTGCGAGAGTGCAAAGCACGTAGCAATCTGGTATCAAAGGGGTCAAAATACCTTTGGACCCCAACATCTTAAAAATAAAAACAAAATTCCTTAACTTTTGTACCATTCAAATTATAAAATGGAGATTTTTTCCTGTCAATCTTCTTATCCGCGAATTTGTCCATTTCCAAAGATCACATACTTTTTCGTGGTAAGGGCTTCCTGCCCCATCGGTCCGCGGGCATGAAGCTTCTGGGTACTGATTCCGATTTCCGCCCCGAATCCAAATTCGTTTCCGTCAGTAAATCTGGTTGACGCATTGACATACACTGCCGCCGCATCTACCCTCTCCTGAAAATACAGTGCATTTGCATAATCCTTCGTGATAATCGTCTCGGAATGTCCGGTGTTCCATTTGTTGATGTGCCGGACGGCATCACAGATAGCTGGAACAATTTTTACAGAAATAATCGCATCCAGATATTCCTGTCCCCAGTCGCTTTCCTGTGCCCAAGCGATCCGCTCATCAATCTGCCTTGTCGCTTCGTCTCCCCGGATCTCTACCCCTTTTGCCGAAAGCCGGTCACAGATCACCGGAAGCGCCTCCTCTGCAATTTTCTCATGAATCACTAAGGATTCACATGCATTGCATACACCAAGTCTCTGCGTCTTTGCATTCTCGATAATCTCCGCTGCCATCTGGACATCAGCAAATTCATCCACATAAATATGGCAGTTCCCCGTCCCAGTCTCAATCACCGGAACCGTACTGTTCTCCACCACAGATGCAATCAGTGAAGCACCTCCTCTTGGGATCAGTACATCCAGATAGTCCTTCATCCGCATCATTTCCATAGCCGACTCCCGGCTGGTATCTTCAACCAGAATCAGCGCATCCGGTTCCATTCCCTTTTTCGCAAGTGCCCCACGGATTACCTCTGCTATAGCCCTGCAGGAATTTGCTGCTGCACTTCCTCCTTTTAAAACGGCGACATTTCCGGTCTTAAAGCAGAGTCCAAAGGCATCTGCAGTCACATTCGGACGGGCTTCATAAATGATTCCAACAACACCAAGCGGAACTCGTTTTTCTCCGATCTGCAGTCCGTTTGGCCTTGTTTTCATGGAAATGATCTCTCCCAAAATATCCGGAAGTGCTGCAATCTCCCTAAGTCCTTCTGCCATTTTCCGGATTCTGTTTTCATTTAGAAGAAGCCGGTCGATCAGTGGCTCTGTCATCTTATTTTTTCTTGCAAGCATAATATCCTTTTGGTTTTCTTCTATTATATATGCCTGTTGTGCCACCAGCGCATCTGCCGCCAGGATGAGCCCTTCCTGTCTTTGAATTGCATTTAAAAATGCGACCGTTTCTTTTGCACTGACTGCACGCTTTCCAAGCTTTTCCATATAGATTTTTTTCTCTGTTCTCTGTTCCATCTCATTCACCTCTACTTTCCCACAGCCATCCGATACTGTATATTTCTTTTCAGTCTCCGCTCCATCCTGTACGCATCTCTTTCCGGTCCAAGCTCATTTTCCCCGTCATAGCGGTGATTCTTTGCAAGAAACAGCGTACCGACTTTCTTTCCTGCCATAATATCATTAATTGCATAAATATTATCGCCATTTGCGATCACCATATCTGCTCCCGCTTCTGTTGCAATCTTGGCTGCCTCGATCTTTGTCGCCATGCCACCGGTTCCGACTGCGCTTCCGGCTCCTTTTCCCATCTTCTCCAGTTCTTCATCAATCCGGTTCACAGTATGCACAAATCTTGCTGCCGGATTGGTTCTTGGATCATCCGTATAAAGTCCCTCGATATCTGACATCATGATCAAAAGATCCGCCTCCACCAACGCCGCCACATCCGCAGACATAGTATCATTATCGCCAAAATTTCCATAGCTGTCCTCATCCACGGAAATAGCATCATTTGCATTGACGATTGGAACCACATTCATTGCCAGAAGTTCTTCAAATGTTTCTCTCGCATGGATACGGCATGTCTTGCTGTAGACAGATTCTTTCGTCAGCAGCACTTGTGCGGTGAGCTGACTGTATTCCGCAAAAAATTTCTCATAGATCATCATCAGGCGCCCCTGCCCTACTGCTGCACATGCCTGTTTGACAGAACCAGCCGGCTTCTCAATGATTCCAAGGACATTTTTTCCGATACCGACTGCACCGGAAGATACTACGATTATCTCTTTTCCGCGGTTTCTGAGATTGAACAGTACACGGACAAATTTCTCCAGTTTTTCCAGATTGATGTTACCGGTTTTTGCATAGGTGACAGTGGAGGTTCCCACTTTGATGACGATTCGTTTCTTTTCCTTTAGAGTGGCTCTTAATTCCATTTCGTTTTTCCTCTTTTCAATTCATATTCTTAGTAGGTATAAATAAAAGAAGCAGAAAAAGAGTATGCGGCGATACCTTTTTCTGCTTCTTTTTTCACTATCGAATCATAATACTTCAATGACTGAACAAAACCTATCACTTTTTCATTCCATCCGAAATGAACATTTTGAGCTGTATATATTGGATACACGCATTCCCTGATCTGCAATATTGAATTTTCTGTTCTGTGCCCTTGAAGGACACGGTCGATGCGGGAATGTAGAAATGAAAAATACACTGCCTTCTGCCGGCAATGTCAGAACGAAATCAAATATGTTATTCTTATTCATTTTATGCATATCACTCATCTCGCCGGTCCCTTTCTTCCTTTAGCGTGTTACCTTGTTACTTTTTGTTATATTTTACGGATTTTTGTGCAAATGTCAAGTATTTTCCTGATTTATCTTTATATTTTCTGTTTAATCTTCTTCTATCCTTCTTTTTTCTTATTACTCTCTTTCCTTTTTTATACATAATCATGCATATTTTATGTATATTTTTACTTTTATTTGCATAAAAATAACATTTTTAAAAGTTTTTTCATTTTATTATTGCATAAATATAAAAAATGGTGTATAGTGGGTTGTGAATTGAATACAAAAGAAAATTTTTAGGAGGTTTATATACAATGAAAGAAAAAGTAGTTCTTGCATATTCTGGTGGTCTTGATACTACCACACTGATCCCTTGGTTAAAGGAGACATTTGATTATGAAGTAATCTGCTGCTGTATCGACTGCGGACAGGGCGAAGAGCTGGATGGTCTTGATGAAAGAGCAAAACTCGCAGGTGCTTCTAAATTATACATCGAAGATATCACTGATGATTTCTGTGACAACTATATTATGCCATGTGTAC
The sequence above is drawn from the Coprococcus comes ATCC 27758 genome and encodes:
- the argC gene encoding N-acetyl-gamma-glutamyl-phosphate reductase, with translation MIKAGIIGSTGYAGGELVRILTGHKDVEIKWFGSRSYIDKKYADVYRNMFQIVDAVCLDDNMEQLADQVDVIFTATPQGLCASLVNEEILSKVKIIDLSADFRIKDVKTYEKWYGIEHKSPQFIEEAVYGLCEVNREDIKGARLIANPGCYTTCSILTAYPLAKEGLIDMDTLIIDAKSGTSGAGRGAKVPNLYCEVNENMKAYGVATHRHTPEIEEQLGYASGKEVVINFTPHLVPMNRGILATEYAKLTKDVTWEEVKAVYDKYYANEKFVRVLEKDVYPETKWVEGSNYVDIGFKIDPRTNRIIMMGAIDNLVKGAAGQAVQNMNLIFGLPESEGLDLVPMFP
- a CDS encoding glutamate-5-semialdehyde dehydrogenase — encoded protein: MEQRTEKKIYMEKLGKRAVSAKETVAFLNAIQRQEGLILAADALVAQQAYIIEENQKDIMLARKNKMTEPLIDRLLLNENRIRKMAEGLREIAALPDILGEIISMKTRPNGLQIGEKRVPLGVVGIIYEARPNVTADAFGLCFKTGNVAVLKGGSAAANSCRAIAEVIRGALAKKGMEPDALILVEDTSRESAMEMMRMKDYLDVLIPRGGASLIASVVENSTVPVIETGTGNCHIYVDEFADVQMAAEIIENAKTQRLGVCNACESLVIHEKIAEEALPVICDRLSAKGVEIRGDEATRQIDERIAWAQESDWGQEYLDAIISVKIVPAICDAVRHINKWNTGHSETIITKDYANALYFQERVDAAAVYVNASTRFTDGNEFGFGAEIGISTQKLHARGPMGQEALTTKKYVIFGNGQIRG
- the proB gene encoding glutamate 5-kinase, with protein sequence MELRATLKEKKRIVIKVGTSTVTYAKTGNINLEKLEKFVRVLFNLRNRGKEIIVVSSGAVGIGKNVLGIIEKPAGSVKQACAAVGQGRLMMIYEKFFAEYSQLTAQVLLTKESVYSKTCRIHARETFEELLAMNVVPIVNANDAISVDEDSYGNFGDNDTMSADVAALVEADLLIMMSDIEGLYTDDPRTNPAARFVHTVNRIDEELEKMGKGAGSAVGTGGMATKIEAAKIATEAGADMVIANGDNIYAINDIMAGKKVGTLFLAKNHRYDGENELGPERDAYRMERRLKRNIQYRMAVGK
- the argJ gene encoding bifunctional glutamate N-acetyltransferase/amino-acid acetyltransferase ArgJ; translated protein: MKIIEGGVTAAKGFEAASTAAKIKYQDRTDMAMIYSQVPCECAGTFTTNVVKAACVKWDQQVVKSGAKAQAVIVNSGIANACTGAEGFGYCKDTADAAAEALGINADGVLIGSTGVIGKQLPIDRIVAGVKALAEKKNDTLANGTEAAKAIMTTDTCEKQIAVEIEVAGKTVTIGGMAKGSGMIHPNMCTMLSFITTDAAITKEALQKALSDDVNDTYNMISVDGDTSTNDSVVLLANGMAENEVITVDSESYKTFAEALHEINEYLAKKIAGDGEGATALFEVTVVGADTKETAKTLAKSIVCSNLTKAAIAGHDANWGRILCAMGYSGAQFDPEKVDLFFESKAGKIQIIENGTAVDYSEEKATEILSQEEVKAVADVKMGSESATAWGCDLTHGYIDINADYRS
- a CDS encoding GNAT family N-acetyltransferase, with the protein product MIRAMTVEDYDQLHALWMRIKGFGIRSIDDSKEGVERFLKRNPTTSVIAEIDGKVVGGILCGHDGRTGCFYHVCVDPAYRCHGIGKSMVAYAMSALKEEHINKITLIAFTKNDIGNTFWNTIGWTKRPDVNYYEFVLNEENITAFIEEG
- a CDS encoding methylated-DNA--[protein]-cysteine S-methyltransferase, translated to MLYVSYYDSPIGKITLGAREDVLVGAWFEGQKYYMDKIIEDFEEKKDLPVLDQAEYWLDRYFAGQDPDPEELPLAPAGSDFRKEVWKIIAKIPYGCTITYGKIAKILAVKRGAKSISPQAVGGAVGHNPISVIIPCHRVIGSDGSLTGYAGGLEKKEWLLAHEEAHIR
- a CDS encoding MATE family efflux transporter; amino-acid sequence: MERDLTSGSVFRNVIYFSLPYFLSYFLQTLYGMADLFIVGQFDGVASTTAVSIGSQVMHMLTVMIVGLAMGATVSIGQSIGAGDKKRASVFVGNTVTLFMGISLVLAVLLLFFVKPIVSVMSTPAEAVSGTAAYLTICFLGIPFITAYNVISSIFRGLGDSKSPMYFIAVACAVNIILDYLFIGFFHLGASGAALGTTLSQACSVLFALIAIKRKQTGLSLSGDCFRPQKKPLGKILNIGIPVALQDGFIQIAFIVITIIANRRGLNAAAAVGIVEKIISFLFLVPSSMLSTVSALAAQNIGAGKYDRAKQTLRYAMMIAIGFGLVVSILIQFIAAPVVGLFTADAAVILLGAQYIRGYIWDCIFAGVHFSFSGYFCACGKSGISFLHNLIAILCVRIPGVYLTSKIFPHTLFPMGLATATGSLLSVIICIIAYRWLCEKSGK